One genomic region from Haloprofundus salinisoli encodes:
- a CDS encoding ferritin-like domain-containing protein: MNIETLHDLFTYRLQSAYAVETELVDVLDELATAADVDALDDVADSSVRADLLDAFETHREETETHVERVETVFEVIERRPETRDVPMLDGLVDETQRFNNIVLNDALRVPYYLNAAATAEELEIRLYDQLLELAAALDLPEEATDALEANRSDDQEALDRLEALAAADELTAAFEELAAQSPET, encoded by the coding sequence ATGAACATCGAAACACTCCACGACCTCTTCACGTACCGCCTCCAGAGCGCTTACGCCGTCGAAACCGAACTCGTCGACGTCCTCGACGAACTTGCGACCGCCGCGGACGTCGATGCACTCGACGACGTGGCTGACTCCTCGGTTCGCGCGGACCTGCTCGACGCCTTCGAGACCCACCGCGAGGAGACCGAGACCCACGTCGAGCGCGTGGAGACGGTGTTCGAGGTCATCGAGCGCCGACCGGAGACGAGGGACGTACCGATGCTCGACGGACTCGTCGACGAGACGCAGCGCTTCAACAACATCGTGTTGAACGACGCGCTCAGAGTCCCCTACTACCTCAACGCCGCCGCGACGGCCGAGGAACTCGAAATCAGGCTGTACGACCAACTGCTCGAACTCGCGGCGGCGCTCGACCTTCCCGAGGAGGCGACCGACGCGCTGGAAGCGAACCGGTCGGACGACCAGGAGGCGCTCGACCGCCTCGAAGCGCTCGCGGCCGCTGACGAGTTAACGGCAGCGTTCGAGGAGTTGGCCGCCCAGAGCCCCGAGACCTGA
- a CDS encoding PepSY-associated TM helix domain-containing protein has protein sequence MKDEPDTTGKLRSLDINRIFDLLDDQPFPVDTDELCSTYDDVTVSYPGGGGDSLARVLRTSGRQTYETMDDLQLSILNGVQRNAVGRPRYSDRDPPVAGDEHDHQQSF, from the coding sequence ATGAAGGACGAACCAGATACCACCGGAAAACTCCGCTCGCTGGACATCAACCGAATCTTCGACCTGCTGGACGACCAGCCGTTTCCGGTCGACACCGACGAGCTCTGTTCGACGTACGACGACGTGACGGTCAGCTACCCCGGCGGCGGAGGCGACTCGCTGGCGCGCGTGCTCCGGACCTCCGGCAGACAGACGTACGAGACGATGGACGACCTTCAGCTGTCGATACTCAACGGCGTCCAGCGCAACGCTGTCGGTCGGCCGCGCTACAGCGACCGCGACCCGCCGGTCGCCGGGGACGAGCACGACCACCAGCAGTCGTTCTGA
- a CDS encoding dodecin family protein, with amino-acid sequence MTAVKIVKVLGTSEESWQDAAEEAFREANKTIDDISGLEIEDWTANVENDEIVEYHATAEVAFPVHGQE; translated from the coding sequence ATGACCGCAGTGAAAATCGTGAAAGTGCTCGGCACGTCGGAGGAATCGTGGCAGGACGCCGCCGAGGAGGCGTTCCGGGAGGCGAACAAGACCATCGACGATATCAGCGGCCTCGAGATCGAAGACTGGACGGCCAACGTCGAGAACGACGAAATCGTCGAGTACCACGCGACGGCGGAGGTAGCGTTCCCGGTACACGGCCAGGAGTAA
- a CDS encoding SRPBCC family protein: MTAESEAAASGDVVTGAPDPSNAELGVSSRIASAVVGGALVFFGLRRRSLVGAVMALIGGWLVYRGGSGQRRPRATTSSPVSSERSVHRDGEQSAGPMDVERSATVGKSADELDELWRDPETLTRVASGVAEVTLEDEEEGRYRWRVDAPLGRTLTWETRIVEDRPGELLRWTSVDGSSVAAEGSLRFRPAPADRGTEVTLHLRFDPPGGSVGSAAMNLLGVVPETLVSKMLYRFKSLAETGEIPTLDRNPSARGKGDLV; encoded by the coding sequence ATGACCGCCGAGTCGGAGGCGGCGGCCTCGGGCGATGTCGTCACCGGTGCGCCAGACCCATCGAACGCCGAACTCGGTGTCTCAAGTCGGATCGCCTCCGCGGTCGTCGGCGGGGCGCTCGTGTTTTTCGGCCTCAGGCGTCGCTCGCTCGTCGGCGCAGTGATGGCGCTCATCGGCGGATGGCTCGTCTATCGCGGCGGCAGCGGACAGCGTCGCCCTCGGGCGACGACGTCGAGTCCCGTCAGTTCCGAACGCTCGGTGCACCGAGACGGCGAGCAGTCGGCGGGACCGATGGACGTCGAACGCTCCGCCACCGTCGGGAAATCCGCGGACGAACTCGACGAACTGTGGCGCGACCCCGAGACGCTGACGCGGGTCGCCAGCGGCGTCGCCGAAGTGACTCTCGAGGACGAAGAGGAGGGCCGTTACCGCTGGCGCGTCGACGCGCCGCTCGGACGCACCCTGACGTGGGAGACCCGCATCGTCGAAGACCGCCCCGGCGAACTCTTGCGCTGGACCTCCGTCGACGGTTCGAGCGTCGCCGCCGAGGGTTCGCTTCGGTTTCGACCGGCGCCCGCCGACCGAGGGACGGAGGTGACGCTTCACCTCCGCTTCGACCCACCCGGCGGGTCGGTCGGCAGCGCGGCGATGAATCTCCTGGGCGTCGTCCCCGAAACGCTCGTCTCGAAGATGCTCTACCGGTTCAAGAGCCTCGCGGAGACCGGCGAGATTCCGACGCTCGACCGAAATCCGTCGGCCCGCGGGAAGGGTGATCTGGTGTGA
- a CDS encoding zinc-dependent alcohol dehydrogenase yields MRALCWEGVNDLRVEDVPDPELVNPRDVVLRVTLSTTCGSDLHFLDGYLPTMREGDVIGHEFMGEVVEVGRKVETVEEGDRVVVPSFIGCGNCHYCQSDQWSLCDNTNPNPELQEPVLGYPTAGIYGYTHAFGGYAGSHAEYVRVPHADEDCFVVPDELSDEQALFASDAWPTGYMGADFCDIEPGDTVAVWGCGGVGLMAQQSAALMGAEHVIGIDRFPERLRMAERDAGSETIDYTEVDSVVDELKRLTGGRGPDACIDAVGMEAHGTGIGHRYDRVKQSMKLHTDRGDALRQAIRACRKGGTLSILGVYGLMDKFPLGVIMNKGLTVRTAQQHGQRYVPRLLDHIVEDEMDPSYLATHTMSLEDAPRGYEMFKEKEDGCVRAVFEP; encoded by the coding sequence GTGAGAGCGCTCTGCTGGGAGGGCGTCAACGACCTCCGCGTCGAGGACGTTCCCGACCCCGAACTCGTCAACCCGCGGGACGTGGTGCTCCGCGTGACGCTGTCGACGACCTGCGGGTCGGACCTCCACTTCCTCGACGGCTACCTCCCGACGATGCGCGAGGGCGACGTCATCGGCCACGAGTTCATGGGCGAGGTCGTCGAAGTCGGCCGCAAGGTCGAGACCGTCGAGGAGGGCGACCGGGTGGTCGTCCCGTCGTTCATCGGCTGCGGGAACTGCCATTACTGTCAGAGCGACCAGTGGTCGCTCTGCGACAACACGAATCCGAATCCGGAACTTCAGGAACCGGTGCTCGGCTACCCGACCGCCGGCATCTACGGCTACACGCACGCCTTCGGCGGCTACGCCGGGTCCCACGCCGAGTACGTCCGCGTGCCGCACGCCGACGAGGACTGCTTCGTCGTCCCCGACGAACTGAGCGACGAGCAGGCGCTTTTCGCCTCGGACGCCTGGCCGACCGGCTACATGGGCGCGGACTTCTGCGACATCGAACCCGGCGATACGGTCGCCGTCTGGGGCTGCGGCGGCGTCGGACTGATGGCCCAACAGAGCGCCGCGCTCATGGGCGCAGAGCACGTCATCGGCATCGACCGCTTCCCCGAACGGCTCCGGATGGCCGAGCGCGACGCCGGCTCGGAGACCATCGACTACACCGAGGTCGACAGCGTCGTCGACGAACTGAAGCGGCTGACCGGCGGCCGCGGCCCCGACGCCTGCATCGACGCGGTGGGAATGGAGGCGCACGGCACCGGCATCGGTCACCGATACGACCGCGTGAAGCAGTCGATGAAGCTCCACACCGACCGCGGCGACGCGCTCCGACAGGCCATCCGCGCCTGTCGAAAGGGCGGGACGCTGTCGATTCTGGGCGTCTACGGCCTGATGGACAAGTTCCCGCTGGGCGTCATCATGAACAAGGGCCTCACCGTTCGCACCGCCCAACAGCACGGCCAGCGCTACGTCCCGCGGTTGTTGGACCACATCGTCGAAGACGAGATGGACCCGTCGTACCTGGCGACCCA